One segment of Sinorhizobium sp. BG8 DNA contains the following:
- a CDS encoding MFS transporter, giving the protein MAKYGISVDTVRSSKRVRCSLLFLAGGVGIGAWASSLPLLSAKMGLDKAQLGTLLLCFAFGAIVLMVNVGRFSDRFTSYALSLCGSVAFGLAIFLVPFVDGLMSLGMLLFVAGAGFGTLDVSMNIEASEIERDTDRHLMSSFHALFSIGNIIGAFLVGMIVTYGGRLHECLGGAGVLVVLTALATLLFARNSDHHGTHAAKTAASGAAAKLNSSQTVLVFMFGIIAFLAFLAEGGIMDWSAVYLVDTVGASESVGAYGFAIFAAAMALGRLVGDSVTRRVGHVNVLRFGGIVCAASLSAMLFGRSVGVSLVILAFCGFGVANMIPAVFASAGRIGSRAAGRAMSIVTTMGYTGLLLGPAVLGFIAQVSSLTVSLGLIAVAFALISAGTFFVGRRLKDFQKKERLSENPA; this is encoded by the coding sequence ATGGCCAAGTATGGAATTTCCGTTGACACCGTCCGCAGCTCGAAGCGCGTGCGTTGCAGCCTTCTCTTCCTTGCGGGCGGCGTCGGAATTGGGGCGTGGGCTTCGAGCCTGCCGCTGCTTTCCGCAAAGATGGGCCTGGACAAGGCGCAACTCGGAACTTTGCTCCTGTGTTTTGCCTTCGGGGCGATCGTCCTCATGGTGAATGTCGGTCGGTTCAGTGACCGCTTTACGAGCTATGCGCTGAGCCTCTGTGGGAGTGTGGCGTTCGGCCTCGCCATATTTCTGGTTCCTTTCGTAGATGGTCTGATGTCGCTAGGGATGCTCCTGTTCGTTGCTGGCGCTGGCTTTGGAACGCTCGACGTTTCCATGAACATTGAAGCTTCCGAGATCGAGCGCGACACCGACAGGCACTTGATGTCTTCGTTCCATGCCTTGTTCAGTATCGGCAACATCATCGGCGCTTTTCTTGTCGGAATGATCGTGACCTATGGTGGCCGATTGCATGAGTGCCTGGGCGGAGCGGGAGTTCTGGTGGTGCTTACGGCGCTGGCGACACTGTTGTTCGCCAGGAACAGCGACCACCACGGTACACATGCCGCGAAGACCGCTGCTTCCGGCGCTGCAGCCAAACTGAATTCATCGCAAACTGTGCTCGTCTTCATGTTCGGGATCATCGCCTTCCTGGCGTTTCTCGCGGAGGGCGGAATCATGGACTGGTCGGCGGTCTATCTCGTCGACACGGTCGGCGCTTCGGAAAGTGTCGGTGCCTACGGTTTTGCGATCTTTGCGGCTGCGATGGCGCTCGGCCGGTTGGTCGGTGACTCCGTGACCAGAAGAGTAGGACACGTGAATGTTCTGCGATTTGGCGGAATCGTTTGCGCCGCTTCGCTTTCTGCAATGTTGTTTGGCAGGAGCGTTGGAGTAAGCCTGGTCATCCTGGCTTTCTGCGGTTTTGGCGTGGCCAACATGATACCGGCGGTGTTCGCATCGGCCGGCAGGATCGGCTCGCGTGCAGCAGGAAGGGCGATGTCGATCGTCACAACCATGGGGTATACGGGCCTCCTGCTCGGTCCCGCCGTGCTTGGGTTTATCGCGCAGGTCTCGAGCCTGACAGTCAGTCTCGGGCTCATTGCCGTGGCGTTCGCACTGATCTCAGCGGGTACTTTCTTTGTCGGCCGACGCCTCAAGGATTTTCAAAAGAAGGAACGCTTGAGCGAAAACCCCGCGTGA
- a CDS encoding sugar ABC transporter permease: MSASTRMSSRLAGWLPRIVVAPSLLVVIVVVYLFILWTGLISVTSSKFVPVYDFVGLEQYVRLWATPRWHTAVANLFIFSALFLALSTGLGLLMAILLDQNIRAEGALRAIYLYPMALSFIVTGTAWKWIMNPGLGVQKVVNDLGWTTFRFDWITDPKMAIYTVVVAGVWQSSGFAMAIFLAGLRGIDNSVIKAAQIEGASLPLIYRQIIIPMLRPAMLSVIVLLSYIAIKSFDLVLALTNGGPGTATELPSTFMFSATFRRNQMGVGAASAVMMLMTVAAIIVPYLYSELRERNNG; the protein is encoded by the coding sequence ATGAGCGCCTCCACGCGCATGTCTTCGCGATTGGCAGGCTGGCTTCCGCGCATTGTGGTTGCTCCCAGCTTGCTCGTCGTCATCGTAGTCGTCTACCTGTTCATTCTCTGGACCGGTCTGATTTCCGTCACTTCCTCGAAATTCGTACCCGTCTACGATTTCGTGGGTCTCGAGCAATACGTACGCCTTTGGGCCACGCCTCGATGGCATACGGCTGTCGCCAATCTCTTTATCTTTTCTGCGCTCTTCCTTGCGTTGTCGACCGGGCTCGGGTTGCTGATGGCGATCCTTCTCGACCAGAACATACGCGCCGAGGGTGCGCTGCGGGCTATCTATCTCTATCCGATGGCTCTGTCGTTCATCGTGACGGGTACGGCCTGGAAGTGGATCATGAACCCGGGGCTCGGCGTTCAGAAGGTCGTCAACGATCTTGGCTGGACGACATTCCGGTTCGACTGGATCACCGACCCGAAGATGGCGATCTATACGGTTGTCGTCGCAGGGGTGTGGCAATCCTCGGGCTTTGCGATGGCGATCTTCCTGGCAGGACTGCGCGGGATCGACAATTCCGTCATCAAGGCCGCCCAGATCGAGGGAGCGAGCCTGCCCCTGATCTATCGGCAGATCATCATCCCGATGTTGCGCCCCGCGATGCTCAGCGTGATCGTGCTTCTGAGCTACATCGCCATCAAGAGCTTCGACCTGGTTCTGGCGCTGACGAACGGCGGGCCCGGCACGGCTACGGAGCTCCCGTCCACCTTCATGTTCTCCGCAACTTTCCGCCGCAACCAGATGGGGGTCGGCGCGGCAAGCGCCGTGATGATGCTGATGACGGTCGCGGCCATCATCGTCCCGTATCTCTATTCCGAACTCCGGGAGCGTAACAATGGCTGA
- a CDS encoding Gfo/Idh/MocA family oxidoreductase, translated as MGTGTIATEHIVAAIRTVGHEVHWVVSRNRNYAKYFSEDMRIPKTSVEARQALGDPQVDFVYVSAARDRRKHYIATAAAAGKHILCDGPISSSSRVAGALVQKCKEAGISLTLNQPSRASTIHQTMRRLLIEGEIGTLQSLLIVRGAPFQSPPNRRNEDEEKEGNILLDFSAESIDLARFLTGQEPIDVSALETAPSDTSQQISYAVRMSGGVLFQAYESFATAEIESVVMLAGSHGALIAHGTLNGKTSGTLIRRTNARNELIPVRERDQHFTTIEGFLASVRQPSTWMCQGDDCVTALRTAEAIKSAGGKRRTIVI; from the coding sequence ATGGGCACGGGCACCATTGCGACGGAGCACATCGTCGCGGCGATCCGGACCGTCGGCCATGAAGTGCACTGGGTCGTAAGCAGGAATAGGAACTACGCCAAGTACTTTTCCGAGGACATGAGGATCCCGAAGACGTCGGTCGAGGCTCGGCAGGCACTGGGTGATCCGCAAGTCGATTTCGTGTACGTCAGCGCGGCACGCGACAGACGAAAGCACTACATTGCAACCGCCGCAGCCGCTGGCAAACACATCCTTTGCGACGGCCCGATATCGAGCAGCAGCCGCGTCGCAGGCGCTCTGGTGCAAAAATGCAAGGAGGCCGGGATTTCCCTCACCTTGAACCAGCCCTCTCGTGCGTCGACGATCCATCAGACAATGCGCAGACTGCTGATCGAGGGCGAAATCGGAACGCTGCAGTCCCTGTTGATCGTCCGCGGCGCGCCCTTCCAGTCGCCGCCAAACCGCAGGAACGAGGATGAGGAGAAGGAGGGCAACATCCTTCTCGATTTCTCCGCCGAAAGCATCGATCTGGCCCGCTTTCTGACAGGGCAGGAACCGATCGACGTCTCAGCGCTGGAGACGGCGCCGAGTGACACCAGCCAGCAGATTTCATACGCGGTTCGCATGTCCGGGGGCGTGCTGTTCCAGGCCTATGAGAGTTTCGCGACCGCAGAAATCGAGAGTGTCGTGATGCTGGCGGGCAGCCACGGCGCTCTGATCGCCCACGGCACCCTGAACGGCAAAACGTCAGGCACGCTGATCCGCCGGACGAATGCCCGCAACGAGCTAATACCCGTCAGGGAACGGGATCAGCACTTCACGACCATCGAAGGCTTTCTGGCGTCGGTGCGGCAACCCTCGACGTGGATGTGCCAGGGAGACGACTGCGTCACCGCGCTGCGGACCGCCGAAGCGATCAAATCCGCGGGCGGGAAACGCCGAACCATCGTCATTTGA
- a CDS encoding ABC transporter substrate-binding protein: MNKLFTTLIAATMLAPVAARADGTIEVLHHWVSQSEVDALNVIRKDLEAKGYQWKDSAVGGMSGANAQQALRSRLTAGDPPGAMQFLGWEGVQWAEQGVVRDLNDLATTHEWREALAPQLLPFVTSGDAFIAAPINMHRQNWVWANKKIFDDAGIAVPKTWAELIESGKKLKEKGIVPIAMGDEPWQIGIIFDALLSDVNGPEFYQKTAIDLDPEALGSPEMVKVFDMLREVRGLVDDNFVGRDWAVATGMVINGEAAMQFMGDWAKGEFLAKGLKPNKDFYCFATPAQITSFQYVIDSFGMFTVKDENVQKAQVALAETIMDPKVQKGFNLIKGSIPARTDVAVDDFDDCAKLGFAERATAIEKGSMQGAMTHGFAAKPEFASVFSDVTAQFFVGDMSSEDAVKLLVSGIDNAR; encoded by the coding sequence ATGAACAAGCTTTTTACTACCCTTATTGCCGCAACGATGCTCGCGCCCGTCGCGGCCCGCGCTGACGGAACGATCGAAGTTCTTCACCATTGGGTTTCCCAGAGTGAAGTCGACGCACTGAACGTCATCCGCAAGGACCTTGAAGCGAAGGGATATCAGTGGAAGGATTCCGCCGTCGGCGGCATGAGCGGCGCGAATGCTCAGCAGGCTCTCCGCTCGCGTCTCACCGCCGGCGATCCCCCGGGCGCAATGCAGTTTCTCGGCTGGGAAGGCGTTCAGTGGGCCGAACAGGGCGTCGTCCGTGACCTGAATGATCTGGCTACGACACATGAATGGCGCGAAGCTCTGGCTCCCCAGCTCCTGCCGTTTGTCACCTCCGGCGATGCCTTCATCGCGGCGCCGATCAACATGCACCGCCAGAACTGGGTGTGGGCCAACAAAAAGATCTTCGACGACGCGGGCATCGCCGTGCCGAAGACTTGGGCCGAGCTGATCGAATCCGGCAAGAAGCTGAAGGAAAAGGGCATCGTTCCGATCGCAATGGGTGACGAACCCTGGCAGATCGGCATCATCTTCGATGCGCTTCTCTCCGACGTGAACGGACCGGAATTCTACCAGAAGACGGCGATCGATCTGGATCCGGAAGCTCTCGGCAGCCCCGAGATGGTCAAGGTCTTCGACATGCTTCGCGAAGTCCGTGGCCTGGTGGACGACAACTTCGTCGGACGTGACTGGGCTGTCGCCACGGGCATGGTGATCAACGGCGAAGCCGCCATGCAGTTCATGGGCGATTGGGCCAAGGGGGAGTTCCTCGCAAAGGGTCTGAAGCCGAACAAGGACTTCTACTGCTTTGCGACGCCCGCCCAGATCACTTCCTTCCAGTACGTGATCGACAGCTTCGGCATGTTCACGGTGAAGGATGAAAACGTCCAGAAGGCACAGGTAGCGCTCGCCGAGACGATCATGGATCCGAAGGTTCAGAAGGGCTTCAACCTCATCAAGGGTTCGATTCCTGCCCGCACGGACGTAGCCGTTGATGACTTCGACGATTGCGCGAAGCTCGGTTTTGCCGAGCGTGCAACCGCTATCGAAAAGGGCAGCATGCAGGGCGCGATGACCCATGGTTTCGCAGCGAAGCCGGAATTCGCGTCGGTGTTCAGTGACGTTACCGCACAGTTCTTCGTGGGCGACATGAGCTCGGAAGACGCGGTGAAGCTGCTGGTCTCCGGCATCGATAACGCCCGCTAA
- a CDS encoding sugar phosphate isomerase/epimerase family protein, with translation MPNDDKLIFHSMASKMNTLAIDIDIARTVGFDGLETSGPKIAAFLDAGFTQVELRQRLEGLLLPGIGFLIDLERQGDQRDDMLLEAEKLCRLAVAAGAKGIEAITGPLDLRVFEAGSAERHPELYRGLIDRPRDLQTALTAENLRAVADIAAGHGLLVYLEALSWTPLNTMDAQMRVIDLCGRDNVRVVIDFWHSFTSGDTPERIARLDKDLIYGVHVCDSLPFAGGIPNEAILRDVPTGSGVLDLKSWVDAVKATGYKGWWSCELFCNRQHQDNSYEVAEGLKKLMERLILE, from the coding sequence ATGCCAAACGACGACAAACTGATATTTCACTCGATGGCCTCGAAGATGAATACATTGGCGATCGACATCGACATTGCACGAACGGTCGGATTTGACGGCCTTGAAACATCCGGTCCGAAGATCGCAGCATTTCTTGACGCCGGTTTCACCCAGGTGGAGTTGAGGCAGCGCCTCGAAGGACTTTTATTGCCCGGCATCGGCTTTCTCATCGACCTCGAACGGCAGGGAGACCAGCGGGACGACATGCTGCTGGAAGCCGAGAAGCTGTGCCGGCTCGCAGTTGCAGCTGGAGCAAAGGGTATCGAAGCGATTACCGGCCCTCTGGATCTTCGCGTGTTCGAAGCTGGCTCCGCCGAGCGCCATCCTGAACTGTACCGGGGCCTCATCGATCGCCCGAGAGATCTCCAGACGGCTCTGACCGCCGAGAATTTGCGGGCCGTGGCGGACATCGCCGCAGGTCACGGCCTTCTGGTCTACCTCGAGGCGCTTTCGTGGACGCCGCTGAATACGATGGACGCACAGATGCGCGTCATTGATCTCTGCGGGCGCGACAACGTGCGCGTTGTCATAGACTTCTGGCACTCCTTCACGTCGGGCGACACGCCGGAGCGTATCGCGCGCCTGGACAAGGACCTTATCTACGGAGTGCACGTTTGCGATTCATTGCCCTTTGCGGGCGGAATACCGAATGAGGCTATTCTTCGCGACGTTCCGACAGGAAGCGGCGTACTCGATCTTAAGAGCTGGGTCGATGCCGTCAAAGCCACAGGGTACAAAGGCTGGTGGAGTTGCGAGCTGTTCTGCAATCGCCAGCATCAGGACAACAGCTATGAAGTGGCCGAGGGACTGAAAAAGCTGATGGAACGCCTGATCTTGGAGTGA
- a CDS encoding thiamine pyrophosphate-binding protein, protein MKLTGGQVVARALKEYGVEYVAGVPGHGIWSLFDAFLQEGSELPFIQVMHEQSAVHMADGYYRASGKPMACSTSVGPGAANTIIGLATAYCDSTSLFYVSGSPQTYMHGHGTMQELERQQDNAFPRITEQVTKRAWQANSVKVLPSIMHRAFNEMMTGRPGPVHVEVPMDVQVEAADVNIHPLQKRLPIGVAYPDPKAIEAAVKVLLEAERPVIVAGGGAITSGASSELTRLAEKLGAAVSITWNGKGAISEDHALFIGAVGQTGTTCGNKITASADVVVSVGCRFTDWSASSYAKGVSFSIPSAKLIHIDLDPREIGKNYETEVGIVADAKVTLEAILSLISDAQSQKALSRREPFLADVQKAKADWRAQVEPRENSRETPFTSQRPLVALRKVLDRDGIVVVGSGNTQGSVKQSFPVYQPRTHLTSGSYSPMGWAVPAALGAKLACPDRQVVAIVGDGDFMMSLPEMGTAVMNGINVVFLVLNNQGYMSIRGGQRKFMGRHIASEFNHHAGNGAPYSADITASARAFGLEAWKVEKDEDLESSLKAALECGGPALVEVIVSRDAAGPFATGWWDFPSPAYYEKEQAAYAEMRVREQHL, encoded by the coding sequence ATGAAACTGACAGGTGGCCAAGTCGTTGCGAGAGCGCTGAAGGAATATGGTGTCGAGTATGTGGCGGGTGTGCCGGGACACGGCATCTGGTCGCTTTTTGACGCCTTCCTGCAAGAGGGCTCCGAGCTTCCCTTCATTCAGGTGATGCATGAGCAGAGCGCCGTTCACATGGCTGACGGCTACTACCGCGCGTCCGGCAAGCCCATGGCTTGCTCGACTTCCGTGGGACCGGGTGCCGCCAACACAATCATCGGTCTGGCGACTGCTTACTGCGACTCCACCTCGCTGTTCTATGTTTCCGGCTCGCCCCAGACCTATATGCACGGCCACGGCACGATGCAGGAGCTGGAGCGCCAGCAAGACAACGCATTCCCCCGTATTACAGAACAGGTGACGAAGCGCGCCTGGCAGGCAAATTCGGTCAAGGTCCTCCCAAGCATCATGCACCGTGCCTTCAATGAAATGATGACGGGCCGCCCTGGACCAGTGCACGTGGAAGTGCCGATGGACGTTCAGGTTGAAGCTGCCGACGTCAACATTCATCCGCTTCAGAAGCGCCTGCCGATCGGGGTCGCGTACCCGGATCCGAAGGCAATCGAGGCGGCGGTCAAGGTTCTGCTCGAAGCCGAGCGTCCTGTGATCGTCGCCGGCGGTGGCGCGATCACCTCGGGTGCATCGTCCGAATTGACCCGCCTTGCCGAAAAGCTCGGCGCAGCCGTGTCCATTACCTGGAACGGCAAGGGTGCGATCTCCGAAGACCATGCCCTCTTCATTGGTGCTGTCGGTCAGACGGGTACGACGTGCGGCAACAAGATCACTGCCTCCGCTGACGTTGTCGTCTCGGTTGGATGCCGCTTCACGGACTGGTCGGCATCGTCCTACGCGAAGGGTGTGTCCTTCTCGATCCCGTCGGCGAAGCTCATCCATATCGACCTCGACCCGCGTGAGATCGGCAAGAACTATGAAACTGAAGTCGGCATCGTCGCTGATGCCAAGGTGACGCTCGAGGCAATTCTGTCGCTCATTTCGGATGCGCAGTCGCAAAAGGCGCTTTCGCGCCGCGAACCATTCCTTGCAGACGTGCAGAAGGCCAAGGCAGACTGGCGGGCTCAGGTCGAGCCGCGTGAAAACAGCCGCGAAACCCCCTTCACGTCGCAACGCCCGTTGGTAGCCCTTCGTAAGGTTCTCGATCGCGACGGCATCGTCGTTGTCGGTTCGGGCAACACGCAAGGGTCCGTCAAACAGAGTTTCCCTGTCTACCAGCCCCGCACGCACCTCACCTCTGGCTCATACTCACCGATGGGCTGGGCAGTTCCGGCCGCACTTGGCGCGAAGCTCGCTTGCCCGGATCGTCAGGTCGTGGCCATCGTCGGCGACGGCGACTTCATGATGTCGCTTCCGGAAATGGGAACCGCCGTCATGAACGGGATCAACGTGGTGTTCCTGGTGCTCAACAACCAGGGTTACATGTCGATCCGCGGTGGGCAGCGCAAGTTCATGGGCCGTCATATCGCGTCGGAATTCAATCATCACGCCGGCAATGGTGCGCCTTACTCGGCGGATATCACAGCTTCGGCCCGCGCCTTCGGCCTGGAAGCCTGGAAGGTCGAAAAGGACGAGGATCTCGAAAGCAGCCTGAAAGCAGCCCTTGAATGCGGCGGCCCGGCACTTGTCGAAGTCATCGTGTCGCGCGACGCGGCAGGTCCGTTCGCGACCGGCTGGTGGGACTTCCCGTCGCCGGCCTACTACGAGAAGGAACAGGCCGCTTACGCCGAGATGCGGGTCCGCGAACAGCACCTGTAA
- a CDS encoding XRE family transcriptional regulator yields MIVENNADHNDIVGIYDRYQFSSIYKGFVLRSAFCIYQNKEFLQHYYVERFPSFDDPRKTEYVFKYYGFCFPVADRLFTADFEGIQSNELTFGVYAQVKRNAKRFMFGISSGIAATVFRQPYSTKVALHYRGPGLLRREHLKSLTVMDRNDPAIPREALQYLGDGSDMIQMS; encoded by the coding sequence ATGATCGTGGAGAATAACGCTGATCATAACGATATAGTTGGCATTTATGATCGCTATCAGTTCTCTTCGATCTACAAGGGGTTCGTGCTGAGGTCCGCGTTTTGCATCTATCAGAACAAGGAGTTCCTCCAGCACTACTACGTCGAGAGATTTCCGAGTTTCGACGATCCCAGGAAAACGGAATACGTGTTCAAATACTACGGATTCTGCTTCCCGGTCGCTGATCGCCTGTTCACCGCAGATTTCGAGGGTATCCAGTCCAACGAACTGACCTTCGGCGTCTACGCACAGGTCAAGCGGAATGCGAAGAGGTTCATGTTCGGCATATCGAGCGGTATCGCGGCAACCGTTTTCCGCCAGCCGTACTCCACGAAGGTCGCCTTGCACTATCGCGGTCCGGGCCTGCTGCGCCGGGAGCATCTGAAGAGCTTGACCGTGATGGACCGCAACGACCCTGCGATCCCGCGTGAAGCACTCCAATACCTCGGAGATGGTTCGGACATGATCCAGATGAGCTGA
- the hisD gene encoding histidinol dehydrogenase, with amino-acid sequence MIRHIKTAHASAEGSTDSAVTKAVEALLAKVKTGGDKAVRELSVQFDKFDRESYRLTKDEIANCINSLTKREREDLDFAQEQIRKFAEAQKAALKDIEVETLPGIVLGHKNVPIQNVGCYVPGGKYPLLASAHMTVLTARVAGCERVITCAPPFQGKIAEKIVAAQALAGADEIYCLGGVQAIAAMAYGTETIEPVDMLAGPGNAYVAEAKRLLFGKVGIDLFAGPTETLIIADDSVDGELVATDLLGQAEHGTNSPAVLITNSEKLARDTLSEIERLLEILPTAGIAAKAWEDCGEIILCDTIEEMVAEGDRVASEHVQVMTREPDYFLNNMKNFGALFLGARTNVAFGDKVIGTNHTLPTNKAARYTGGLWVGKFLKTCTYQKILTDEASAMIGAYGSRLCLMEGFAGHAEQANIRVRRYGGRNVGYAMPADPN; translated from the coding sequence ATGATACGACACATCAAAACAGCGCACGCTTCGGCAGAAGGAAGCACAGACAGCGCGGTCACCAAGGCCGTCGAAGCTCTCCTCGCCAAGGTAAAAACCGGTGGCGACAAGGCCGTGCGCGAACTCTCCGTTCAGTTCGACAAGTTCGATCGCGAGTCCTACCGACTGACGAAGGACGAAATCGCGAACTGCATAAACTCGCTTACCAAGCGGGAGCGCGAGGATCTCGACTTTGCCCAGGAGCAGATCCGCAAGTTCGCGGAAGCCCAGAAGGCAGCACTGAAGGATATCGAGGTAGAAACGCTCCCGGGCATCGTCCTCGGCCACAAGAACGTGCCAATCCAAAACGTCGGTTGCTATGTGCCGGGCGGCAAATACCCCCTGCTGGCATCGGCGCACATGACGGTTCTGACTGCTCGTGTCGCTGGCTGCGAGCGCGTCATCACCTGTGCACCGCCCTTCCAGGGCAAGATTGCCGAGAAGATCGTCGCTGCCCAGGCGCTTGCGGGTGCCGACGAAATCTACTGCCTCGGCGGGGTCCAGGCGATCGCTGCCATGGCTTATGGCACGGAGACAATTGAACCCGTCGACATGCTGGCCGGACCGGGCAACGCCTATGTCGCGGAGGCCAAGCGTCTGCTGTTCGGCAAGGTCGGCATCGACCTCTTCGCTGGTCCGACCGAAACGCTCATCATCGCCGACGACAGCGTTGATGGAGAACTGGTAGCGACCGATCTTCTTGGCCAGGCGGAGCACGGTACGAACTCTCCGGCCGTCCTCATCACCAATTCGGAAAAGCTAGCTCGCGACACGCTGTCCGAGATCGAGCGCCTGCTCGAGATCCTGCCGACCGCGGGTATCGCCGCCAAGGCATGGGAAGACTGCGGCGAGATCATCCTGTGCGACACAATCGAGGAGATGGTCGCGGAAGGGGATCGCGTCGCCTCCGAACATGTTCAGGTCATGACGCGCGAGCCAGACTACTTCCTTAACAATATGAAGAACTTCGGGGCTCTCTTCCTGGGCGCCCGGACAAACGTTGCCTTCGGCGACAAGGTGATCGGAACCAATCACACGCTGCCCACGAACAAGGCTGCCCGCTACACCGGCGGCTTGTGGGTCGGAAAGTTCCTGAAGACATGCACCTACCAGAAGATCCTCACCGATGAGGCCTCCGCCATGATCGGTGCCTACGGGTCACGGCTTTGCCTGATGGAAGGATTCGCCGGCCATGCCGAACAGGCAAACATTCGTGTCCGCCGCTATGGCGGGAGGAATGTCGGCTACGCGATGCCTGCGGACCCCAACTAA